From the Oleiharenicola lentus genome, one window contains:
- a CDS encoding D-2-hydroxyacid dehydrogenase, giving the protein MSLTVWTNHVFRPEALPVFESQLRAAGHRLIVSPKASPLVLAAGADDPTLAEADVAFGQPDVAQVMACPRLKFVELSSAGYTRYDRDDLRAAMKSRGVPVTNASQVFADPCAQHVLGQMLALERNLLVQFRNQQAPREWRYLEDRFTNGTLTRRTVLLLGYGAIGRRLAELLQPFGTQVTAYRRRPRGDEGVPVVGEAALPGALAAADHVVNILPDSPATTGWMDAARFAQMKSGARFYNIGRGTTVDQPALMAALASGHVGAAYLDVMDPEPLPPAHPLWDAKNCFITCHIGGGTRDQDENLARHFLANLEAFGRGGTLVDRIM; this is encoded by the coding sequence ATGAGCCTGACTGTCTGGACCAACCACGTTTTCCGTCCCGAAGCGCTGCCGGTGTTCGAGTCGCAGCTGCGTGCCGCCGGCCACCGGCTGATCGTGTCGCCCAAGGCCTCGCCCCTGGTGCTGGCGGCCGGGGCCGACGACCCCACGCTGGCGGAGGCGGATGTGGCTTTCGGCCAGCCGGACGTCGCCCAGGTCATGGCGTGCCCGCGGCTGAAATTCGTGGAGCTGAGTTCGGCCGGCTACACCCGTTACGACCGCGACGATCTCCGCGCCGCCATGAAAAGCCGCGGCGTGCCCGTGACCAACGCCTCGCAGGTTTTCGCCGATCCCTGCGCGCAGCACGTGCTCGGGCAGATGCTCGCGCTTGAGCGCAACCTGCTGGTCCAGTTCCGCAATCAGCAGGCCCCGCGCGAGTGGCGCTACCTGGAGGACCGTTTCACGAACGGCACGCTGACGCGACGCACCGTGCTGCTGCTCGGCTACGGCGCCATCGGCCGCCGCCTTGCGGAATTGCTGCAGCCCTTCGGCACCCAGGTCACGGCCTACCGTCGCCGCCCGCGCGGCGACGAAGGCGTGCCGGTGGTGGGCGAGGCCGCGCTGCCCGGCGCGCTCGCCGCGGCGGACCATGTCGTGAACATCCTGCCGGATTCGCCGGCCACCACCGGTTGGATGGACGCGGCGCGCTTCGCCCAGATGAAATCCGGGGCGCGTTTCTACAACATCGGGCGCGGCACCACCGTGGACCAACCGGCCCTGATGGCCGCGCTGGCCTCCGGCCACGTCGGCGCCGCCTACCTCGACGTGATGGACCCCGAGCCGCTGCCCCCGGCGCATCCGCTGTGGGACGCAAAAAACTGCTTCATCACCTGCCACATCGGCGGTGGTACGCGGGACCAGGATGAAAATCTTGCGCGGCACTTTCTCGCCAACCTCGAGGCTTTCGGGCGGGGCGGGACGTTGGTGGACAGGATCATGTAG
- a CDS encoding DUF692 domain-containing protein, translated as MPANPHNGYTDYGIGLGLRVPHYDHILAEKPTVDWFEIISETFMVDGGRPLEVLDRILAQYRVVQHGVSLYFGSADDPDRAHLKKLKALTKRTRTPWLSDHLCWGSVDGTYSHDLLPMPYTFAAAKRTAEKIRMVRDYLELPIAVENVSSYTEFHVSEMTEWEFLTEVVELADCGILLDVNNIYVSSKNHSFDPYDYVNNVPHHRVAQMHIAGHTKFEKYILDTHDHPVLDPVWKLYAHATKLCGVTATLLEWDDKIPSFQEVHDEALKANQFIAEARAAKIPAPQRVSRAKAK; from the coding sequence ATGCCCGCCAATCCTCACAACGGTTACACCGACTACGGCATCGGCCTGGGCCTGCGCGTGCCGCACTACGACCACATCCTGGCGGAGAAGCCGACGGTGGACTGGTTCGAGATCATCTCGGAGACCTTCATGGTGGACGGCGGTCGTCCGCTGGAGGTGCTCGATCGCATCCTCGCGCAATACCGCGTCGTCCAGCACGGCGTGTCGCTCTACTTCGGCTCGGCCGACGATCCCGACCGTGCGCACCTGAAGAAGCTCAAGGCGCTCACGAAGCGCACGAGGACACCCTGGCTCTCCGACCATCTTTGCTGGGGCAGCGTGGACGGCACCTATTCGCACGACCTGCTGCCGATGCCCTACACCTTTGCCGCCGCGAAGCGCACGGCGGAGAAAATCCGCATGGTGCGCGACTACCTCGAGCTGCCCATTGCGGTCGAGAACGTCAGCTCCTACACCGAGTTCCATGTCTCGGAGATGACAGAGTGGGAATTTCTCACCGAGGTCGTCGAGCTGGCCGACTGCGGAATCCTGCTCGACGTGAACAACATCTACGTCTCCTCGAAGAACCACAGCTTCGATCCCTACGACTACGTGAACAACGTGCCGCATCACCGCGTCGCGCAGATGCACATCGCCGGGCACACGAAGTTCGAGAAATACATCCTCGATACGCATGACCATCCTGTGCTCGACCCGGTGTGGAAACTCTATGCCCACGCCACGAAGCTCTGCGGCGTGACCGCCACGCTGCTGGAGTGGGACGACAAGATTCCGTCCTTCCAGGAAGTCCACGACGAGGCCCTCAAGGCCAACCAATTCATCGCCGAGGCGCGCGCGGCAAAGATCCCGGCACCGCAGAGGGTGAGCCGAGCGAAGGCGAAGTGA
- a CDS encoding DNA-binding domain-containing protein, producing the protein MASKSKAAKPKVATAPARIDSTRDLAALQRAMWGLVSQPLTADNRMKPRTRDGRSTAAAAAEIAKPNDRLTSFERLEIYNRMYWFRVLDSLYEDCPGLRAVLGDAKFMRMAEAYLQKYPSRSFTLRNLPSRLEKFLREEPKWSKPHTALCLDLARFEWAQVEVYDGGAQPLFRVEDLAGVNPARVRLALQPYLQLLLLDHPVDEFLIAIKKREALLRGDASNAPTRVRTAKVSRVPLPEREKCAVAVHRMDGRIYFKRLEPAACKVLLAIRAGQPLGQALAAGLPRAKPAQADWAGKVQVWFSTWMQLGWFCRR; encoded by the coding sequence ATGGCTTCTAAATCGAAAGCGGCGAAGCCCAAGGTCGCGACCGCCCCCGCGCGCATTGATTCCACGCGGGACCTCGCCGCGCTCCAGCGCGCGATGTGGGGATTGGTGTCGCAGCCGCTCACGGCGGACAACCGCATGAAACCGCGCACGCGCGACGGCCGCTCCACCGCCGCGGCCGCGGCGGAGATCGCGAAGCCCAACGACCGGCTCACCTCCTTCGAGCGCCTCGAGATCTACAACCGCATGTATTGGTTCCGCGTGCTCGACAGCCTCTACGAGGACTGTCCGGGCCTGCGCGCGGTGCTCGGTGACGCGAAGTTCATGCGGATGGCCGAGGCCTACCTGCAGAAATACCCGTCGCGTTCCTTCACGTTGCGCAACCTGCCGTCACGCCTGGAGAAATTTCTGCGCGAGGAGCCGAAGTGGTCCAAGCCGCACACCGCACTTTGCCTCGACCTCGCGCGTTTCGAGTGGGCGCAGGTCGAGGTCTACGACGGCGGCGCGCAACCGCTTTTCCGCGTCGAGGATCTCGCCGGCGTCAATCCGGCCCGCGTGCGGCTCGCGCTGCAGCCCTACCTCCAGCTCCTTCTGCTCGACCACCCGGTGGACGAGTTCCTGATCGCGATCAAGAAGCGCGAGGCCTTGTTGCGCGGCGACGCCAGCAACGCCCCGACCCGCGTGCGCACGGCCAAGGTCAGCCGGGTGCCGCTGCCGGAGCGCGAGAAGTGCGCCGTGGCCGTGCATCGCATGGACGGGCGGATCTACTTCAAGCGCCTCGAGCCCGCGGCGTGCAAAGTGTTGCTCGCGATCCGCGCGGGCCAGCCACTCGGCCAGGCGCTGGCCGCCGGGCTGCCCCGTGCAAAGCCGGCGCAGGCCGATTGGGCCGGAAAAGTACAGGTCTGGTTCAGCACCTGGATGCAGCTGGGGTGGTTCTGCCGAAGATAG
- a CDS encoding DoxX family protein yields MQLRPLLAKFDAVAAFLQSPLLLVIRLFWGWQFAQTGWGKLMNLDRTAGFFASLDIPLPKLNAILAGGTECVGGILLALGLFARPASVPLVFTMLVAYGTADRDALSAIVSDPDQFTGAAPFLFLLASLLVLAFGPGKLSLDALLGKAGGSAK; encoded by the coding sequence ATGCAACTCCGCCCCCTGCTCGCCAAGTTTGATGCGGTCGCCGCTTTCCTGCAGTCTCCGCTGCTGTTGGTCATCCGCCTCTTCTGGGGCTGGCAGTTTGCCCAAACCGGCTGGGGCAAGCTCATGAACCTCGACCGCACCGCCGGCTTCTTCGCCTCGCTCGACATTCCGTTGCCCAAGCTGAACGCGATCTTGGCCGGTGGCACGGAATGCGTCGGCGGGATATTGCTCGCGCTCGGTTTGTTCGCGCGGCCGGCGTCGGTGCCGCTGGTTTTCACCATGCTTGTCGCCTACGGGACGGCGGATCGCGACGCGCTGAGCGCGATTGTGAGCGATCCCGATCAGTTTACCGGTGCCGCGCCCTTTCTGTTCCTGCTCGCGTCGCTCCTCGTGCTGGCCTTCGGACCGGGCAAACTTTCGCTCGATGCACTGCTGGGCAAAGCGGGCGGCTCCGCGAAATGA
- a CDS encoding RDD family protein encodes MFTILGADGKEYGPVTATKIAEWIAGGRANLQTQARRAGETDWKTLGDYIEFNPAATPPPLPMGSSDPAAPVVPAPVAAGSDEPELAERGTRLGAFLIDYLLSVLVTVPGFLILGPAFFSVFLSAMRGQEPDFSVLQAGTLLTGFAVLALGGLTLLIVQIVMLSTRGQTIGKRMLGIRVVRYPEGSPAGFVHGWLLRNLVPGIIQMVPWIGFAFYITDACFIFSQERRCLHDLIAGTKVVKA; translated from the coding sequence ATGTTCACCATCCTCGGAGCCGACGGAAAGGAATACGGGCCGGTCACGGCCACCAAGATCGCGGAATGGATCGCCGGCGGCCGCGCCAACCTGCAAACGCAGGCCCGCCGCGCCGGCGAGACCGACTGGAAGACGCTCGGCGACTACATTGAGTTTAATCCCGCTGCCACCCCGCCTCCGCTGCCGATGGGGTCATCCGATCCTGCCGCCCCCGTGGTGCCCGCCCCGGTTGCCGCCGGGTCCGATGAACCGGAGCTGGCGGAGCGCGGCACGCGCCTCGGCGCCTTTCTGATCGACTACCTCCTGAGCGTGCTGGTGACCGTGCCCGGCTTCCTGATTCTCGGACCGGCGTTCTTCAGCGTTTTCCTGTCCGCCATGCGGGGCCAGGAGCCCGACTTCAGCGTCCTCCAGGCCGGCACCCTGCTGACCGGATTCGCCGTGCTGGCCCTCGGCGGCCTCACGCTCCTGATTGTCCAGATCGTCATGCTGAGCACCCGCGGCCAGACCATCGGCAAGCGCATGCTCGGCATCCGCGTCGTGCGTTATCCGGAAGGCAGCCCGGCCGGTTTCGTGCATGGCTGGCTGCTGCGCAACCTGGTGCCGGGCATCATCCAGATGGTCCCGTGGATCGGTTTCGCCTTCTACATCACCGACGCCTGTTTCATCTTCTCGCAGGAGCGCCGTTGCCTGCACGACCTCATCGCCGGCACCAAGGTGGTTAAAGCCTGA
- the rsgA gene encoding ribosome small subunit-dependent GTPase A: MTLEQLGWNDRFAAAFAPHAAAGCVPARVTLELKGFFEVTGAEGARLGECSGKFARDHRSAADYPAIGDWVAVAPQPGDDTRAIIHAVLPRRTKFSRKAAGEHSVEQVVAANVDTVFLVAGLDGNYNLHRMERYLAAAWASGAEPVVLLNKADLNDDTQALIAELGITGRGVPVHVVSAQTRRGLKALAPYLVPGRTVALLGSSGVGKSTLINRLVGERLQDTQEVREADNKGRHTTTQRELIVTPSGVIVIDTPGMRELQPWDASAGIDAAFGDVTAVTARCKFRDCAHGVEPGCAVQAALADGSLDPARWSAWQRLQRAAAYEVRRVNPEARQLQKKDIKKITKQLRQRVHEKSGEE; encoded by the coding sequence GTGACCCTCGAACAACTCGGCTGGAACGACCGCTTCGCCGCCGCCTTCGCCCCGCACGCCGCCGCCGGCTGCGTGCCCGCACGCGTCACACTCGAGCTCAAGGGTTTTTTCGAAGTGACCGGGGCGGAGGGCGCGCGCCTCGGCGAGTGCTCGGGCAAATTCGCCCGCGACCACCGCTCCGCCGCGGACTACCCGGCCATCGGCGATTGGGTCGCGGTCGCCCCGCAGCCGGGCGACGACACCCGCGCCATCATCCACGCCGTGCTGCCGCGGCGCACGAAGTTTTCCCGCAAGGCCGCCGGTGAACACTCGGTTGAGCAGGTCGTGGCCGCCAACGTGGATACCGTGTTCCTCGTCGCCGGCCTCGACGGCAACTACAACCTCCACCGCATGGAGCGCTACCTCGCCGCCGCCTGGGCCAGCGGTGCGGAACCCGTCGTGCTGCTCAACAAGGCCGACCTCAACGACGACACCCAAGCCCTCATCGCGGAACTCGGCATCACCGGTCGCGGCGTGCCCGTGCATGTGGTCAGCGCGCAGACTCGCCGCGGCCTCAAGGCCCTCGCGCCTTACCTCGTGCCCGGCCGCACCGTCGCGCTGCTCGGGTCGTCCGGCGTCGGCAAATCCACCCTCATCAACCGGCTCGTCGGCGAACGCCTGCAGGACACCCAGGAAGTGCGCGAGGCCGACAACAAGGGCCGCCACACCACGACGCAGCGCGAGCTGATCGTGACGCCGTCCGGCGTCATCGTGATCGACACGCCCGGCATGCGCGAACTGCAGCCCTGGGATGCGAGCGCGGGCATCGACGCCGCTTTCGGTGACGTGACCGCCGTCACCGCCCGCTGCAAATTCCGCGACTGTGCGCATGGCGTCGAGCCCGGCTGCGCCGTGCAAGCCGCCCTGGCCGACGGCTCGCTTGACCCGGCCCGCTGGAGCGCCTGGCAGCGCCTGCAGCGCGCCGCCGCCTACGAGGTTCGCCGCGTGAATCCCGAGGCCCGCCAGCTGCAAAAGAAGGACATCAAGAAGATCACCAAGCAGCTCCGCCAACGCGTGCACGAAAAGTCGGGCGAAGAGTAA
- a CDS encoding energy transducer TonB — MPKMSHAIEGWPHQPQPAHPIEYLAGRRRAIADQPGLWKYQTLDRSRWVVAGAVGLSIGLHLIALLGFNHRPPPRKAAVVDDGPLIQMVMPDLKDDEEEPIESLDDGEASEAPAIAVPMLADVPTIVPVNAFVQPLDFTPAINVDPNAVRMSAIPVNIARGSASAEKLGKIFDVSQLDRQPQALFQPAPQFPAELRSTYVEADVTLEFIINTKGEVLMPRAITSPARRFEEAAITGVLKWKFKPGQRGGRPVNTRTQITIKFRVTEGE; from the coding sequence ATGCCCAAGATGTCCCACGCCATTGAGGGCTGGCCGCATCAACCCCAGCCCGCCCACCCCATCGAATACCTCGCCGGTCGCCGTCGTGCGATCGCCGACCAACCCGGCCTGTGGAAATATCAGACCCTCGACCGCTCCCGATGGGTGGTCGCCGGTGCCGTCGGCCTGTCGATCGGGCTGCACCTGATCGCCCTGCTCGGGTTCAACCACCGGCCGCCGCCCCGCAAGGCCGCCGTGGTGGACGACGGGCCGCTCATCCAGATGGTCATGCCGGACCTGAAGGACGACGAGGAGGAGCCCATCGAGTCGCTCGATGACGGTGAGGCCAGCGAGGCCCCGGCCATTGCCGTGCCGATGCTGGCGGATGTGCCGACCATCGTGCCGGTCAACGCCTTCGTGCAGCCCCTCGATTTCACGCCGGCGATCAACGTCGATCCCAACGCCGTCCGCATGTCGGCCATCCCCGTGAACATCGCGCGCGGCAGCGCCTCGGCCGAGAAGCTCGGCAAGATCTTCGACGTCTCCCAACTCGACCGCCAGCCGCAGGCCCTCTTCCAGCCCGCCCCGCAGTTTCCCGCGGAGCTGCGCAGCACCTATGTCGAGGCCGATGTCACGCTTGAGTTCATCATCAACACGAAGGGTGAGGTGCTCATGCCCCGCGCCATCACCAGCCCGGCCCGGCGTTTCGAAGAAGCGGCGATCACCGGCGTGCTGAAGTGGAAGTTCAAGCCCGGCCAACGCGGCGGACGCCCCGTCAACACCCGGACGCAGATCACCATCAAGTTCCGGGTGACGGAAGGCGAATAG
- a CDS encoding PAS domain S-box protein, with protein MNPEPQSRAVTAGLGSKLLGLGASGLRSRAWWIALGYAVFATLWIYFSDQALALLVPDADQRMRWSVYKGSAFVVVTTILLMLFIRQAFGAIESGYALLREQAARRRAGEEHLAAIIGAAMDAIITVDAGGKVVLFNTAAGRLFGCAESAVLGRPLSEILPAGLDGPAGRNLRCEGRRADGSRFPVEATVSAEHGGSRERTIILRDISQREAHEHEIERLRRLYAALSHINQAIVWSGARDALFQKVCDALVRQGGFLLAWTGWHNADTARLDPIGVAGDELGFLREILVSVREDLPEGHGPAGTAFRGGRPCICNDLEADPAVAHLRGAIERYSLRAGASFPIRERNQVVAVLTVYADEPGFFQDKEIALLAESAADLSFALDNLRREEERRHAEQTLRMERLFSDTMIDSMPGVVYFYDTQGRFLRWNRNFERVSGYSGREIAGMHPLDFFSPEERGLLETRIGEVFARGEASVEASFVSKDGTATPYFFTGRRVEFEGQTCLVGVGIDIAEQRRAEAELREMQERFSAVVENMAEGLVIAASDGSLLHWNPAALRILGFADPAVGRLRAQDFPELFELVTPEGQVLAPEQWPLARARRGEQFVNRELRVRRRDTDWERILSYTGAPVRYAGGKALAFVMLTDVTERNKSEQLLRDAKDILQHEVAERTEELRSALVRAEAADRIKSAFLATMSHELRTPLNSIIGFTGIVLQGLAGPLTPEQTKQLGMVRGSARHLLELINDVLDISKIEAGQLEVRFAPVPLPELLERAVASVRPLAERKALALTLEMPPALGEIVSDRRRLEQIMLNLLNNALKFTDRGGVTLRVTLTGDYRPEAGGPAVPAVRLEVADTGIGIRPADLATLFQPFRQIDTGLSRLHDGTGLGLAICRRLATLLGGEINAASEWGRGSQFTVILPLQPPVHP; from the coding sequence GTGAATCCTGAACCGCAGAGCAGGGCCGTCACCGCCGGGCTCGGTTCCAAGCTGCTTGGTTTGGGCGCCAGCGGCCTGAGATCGCGGGCCTGGTGGATCGCCCTGGGGTATGCGGTGTTCGCCACACTCTGGATATATTTTTCCGACCAGGCTCTCGCACTGCTGGTGCCCGATGCCGACCAACGGATGCGGTGGAGCGTTTACAAGGGCTCCGCCTTTGTCGTCGTCACCACCATCCTGCTGATGCTGTTCATCCGGCAGGCTTTCGGCGCGATCGAGTCCGGCTACGCGCTGCTGCGGGAGCAGGCCGCGCGGCGGCGGGCCGGCGAGGAGCATCTGGCGGCGATTATCGGTGCGGCGATGGACGCCATCATCACGGTGGACGCCGGCGGCAAGGTGGTGCTGTTCAACACGGCCGCGGGGCGGCTGTTCGGCTGCGCCGAGTCCGCGGTGCTGGGGCGTCCGCTGAGTGAGATTCTCCCGGCGGGACTGGACGGACCAGCCGGCCGCAACCTGCGGTGCGAGGGCCGGCGGGCCGATGGCAGCCGTTTTCCAGTCGAGGCCACGGTCTCGGCCGAGCACGGTGGCAGTCGCGAGCGCACGATCATCCTGCGCGACATCAGCCAGCGCGAGGCCCACGAACACGAGATCGAGCGGCTGCGCCGGCTCTATGCCGCGCTGAGCCACATCAACCAGGCGATCGTGTGGTCGGGCGCCCGCGACGCACTCTTCCAGAAAGTCTGCGACGCCCTGGTCCGGCAGGGCGGATTCCTCCTGGCCTGGACCGGCTGGCACAACGCCGACACGGCTCGGCTCGACCCGATCGGCGTGGCCGGGGATGAGCTGGGATTTCTGCGGGAAATCCTGGTGTCGGTGCGCGAGGATCTGCCCGAGGGCCACGGCCCCGCCGGCACGGCGTTCCGCGGGGGCCGCCCCTGCATCTGCAACGACCTTGAGGCCGATCCCGCGGTCGCCCACCTGCGCGGCGCCATCGAGCGTTACAGCCTCCGGGCCGGGGCCTCGTTTCCGATCCGCGAGCGCAACCAGGTGGTGGCGGTGCTCACCGTCTATGCGGATGAGCCGGGCTTTTTTCAGGACAAGGAAATCGCCCTGCTGGCCGAGAGCGCGGCCGATCTCTCCTTCGCGCTGGACAATCTGCGGCGCGAGGAAGAGCGCCGCCACGCGGAGCAGACGCTGCGTATGGAGCGGCTGTTCTCGGACACCATGATCGACAGCATGCCCGGGGTCGTTTATTTCTACGACACGCAGGGTCGTTTCCTGCGGTGGAACCGGAACTTCGAGCGGGTCTCCGGCTACTCCGGCCGGGAAATCGCGGGTATGCATCCGCTCGATTTTTTCAGTCCGGAGGAGCGGGGGCTGCTTGAGACGCGCATCGGCGAGGTGTTCGCCCGGGGGGAGGCCTCGGTCGAGGCATCCTTTGTCTCCAAGGACGGCACGGCCACGCCGTATTTCTTCACCGGCCGTCGCGTTGAGTTCGAGGGCCAGACCTGTTTGGTGGGCGTGGGCATAGACATCGCCGAGCAGCGGCGCGCCGAGGCCGAGCTGCGGGAAATGCAGGAGCGCTTCTCGGCCGTCGTCGAAAACATGGCGGAGGGCCTGGTGATCGCGGCGAGCGACGGCAGCCTGCTGCACTGGAATCCGGCGGCGCTCCGCATCCTGGGCTTCGCGGATCCCGCCGTCGGCCGCCTGCGGGCGCAGGATTTTCCGGAACTTTTCGAGCTGGTCACCCCGGAGGGGCAGGTGCTCGCGCCGGAGCAGTGGCCGCTCGCCCGGGCGCGGCGCGGGGAGCAGTTTGTGAACCGCGAACTGCGCGTGCGGCGCCGTGACACCGATTGGGAACGGATCCTGAGCTACACCGGCGCCCCGGTGCGCTACGCCGGCGGCAAGGCCCTGGCCTTCGTGATGCTCACGGATGTCACGGAGCGCAATAAGTCGGAGCAGCTCCTGCGCGACGCCAAGGACATCCTGCAGCACGAGGTGGCCGAGCGCACGGAGGAGCTCCGCTCCGCCCTCGTCCGCGCCGAGGCGGCCGACCGCATCAAGTCCGCCTTTCTGGCCACGATGTCGCACGAGCTGCGCACGCCGCTCAATTCCATCATCGGCTTCACGGGCATCGTGCTCCAGGGCCTGGCCGGCCCGCTCACGCCGGAGCAGACCAAGCAGCTCGGCATGGTCCGCGGCAGCGCCCGGCACCTGCTGGAACTCATCAACGACGTGCTCGACATCTCCAAGATCGAAGCCGGCCAGCTGGAGGTGCGCTTTGCGCCGGTCCCGCTGCCCGAACTCCTCGAGCGCGCCGTGGCATCGGTGCGCCCGCTGGCGGAAAGGAAGGCGCTCGCGCTCACCCTGGAAATGCCGCCCGCGCTCGGCGAAATCGTCAGCGACCGGCGGCGGCTTGAACAGATCATGCTCAACCTGCTGAACAACGCCCTCAAGTTCACCGACCGGGGCGGCGTTACACTCCGGGTCACGCTGACCGGCGATTACCGCCCCGAGGCCGGCGGCCCGGCGGTGCCGGCCGTGCGCCTTGAGGTCGCCGACACCGGCATCGGCATCCGCCCGGCCGACCTGGCCACGCTGTTCCAACCCTTCCGCCAGATCGACACCGGGTTGTCCCGCCTGCACGATGGCACGGGCTTGGGACTCGCCATCTGCCGCCGTCTGGCCACGCTGCTCGGTGGCGAGATCAACGCCGCGAGCGAGTGGGGCCGCGGCAGCCAGTTCACCGTCATTCTTCCGCTACAACCTCCGGTCCACCCATGA
- a CDS encoding response regulator: MSSVVLLIEDNEQNRYLATFLLEKHGHRVVPAMDGPAGVELARTLAPDLILLDIQLPGMDGYAVARALRALPGQQGTPIVAVTSYAMVGDREKCLEAGCNGYIEKPINPDTFADEIARFLPPAAP, encoded by the coding sequence ATGAGCTCAGTCGTCCTGCTGATCGAAGACAACGAACAGAACCGCTACCTCGCGACCTTCCTGCTCGAGAAGCACGGTCATCGCGTCGTGCCCGCGATGGACGGACCGGCCGGGGTTGAACTTGCGCGCACGCTGGCCCCGGACCTCATCCTGCTCGACATCCAACTGCCCGGGATGGATGGTTACGCCGTGGCCCGTGCTTTGCGCGCCCTGCCGGGCCAGCAGGGCACGCCGATCGTCGCGGTCACGTCCTACGCCATGGTGGGGGATCGGGAGAAGTGCCTCGAGGCCGGCTGCAACGGCTACATCGAGAAACCCATCAATCCCGACACCTTCGCCGACGAAATCGCCCGTTTTCTGCCCCCTGCCGCCCCATGA